The Candidatus Limnocylindrales bacterium genome contains a region encoding:
- the grxC gene encoding glutaredoxin 3 — protein sequence MPPVVIYTLRSCPFCVRAKSLFDSKRVDYREVDVTSNWEERMRISRESGHRTFPQIFIGDSFIGGCDELYSLERAGKLDPMLS from the coding sequence GTGCCACCGGTTGTCATTTACACGCTTCGAAGCTGCCCTTTCTGCGTCCGGGCCAAGAGCCTGTTCGATTCCAAGCGGGTCGATTACCGGGAGGTCGACGTGACCTCGAACTGGGAGGAGCGCATGCGGATCTCGCGCGAAAGCGGGCATCGGACGTTTCCGCAGATCTTTATCGGCGACTCCTTCATCGGGGGCTGCGACGAGCTCTACTCGCTCGAACGCGCCGGAAAGCTCGACCCGATGCTCTCCTGA